The following coding sequences lie in one Rutidosis leptorrhynchoides isolate AG116_Rl617_1_P2 chromosome 4, CSIRO_AGI_Rlap_v1, whole genome shotgun sequence genomic window:
- the LOC139845384 gene encoding uncharacterized protein encodes MDLDFDDLISSDAAINAKASKKFQPLAKPKPKPKPKTLPEPKSVPTPLKQLVEATATANNEPIGRIEEEQIENDVNIHDHRQSSDNKSQEENAESFPASESLNELQHESRMATENASLHSETPNVDVSMDGNLGETGPVERDFINDIDSCTNLESRVQVDPLTGEEATIYNDNLKDPESSSMWESLDIMSESKTRSGTKLGKFKPKPNAQTRKVDQIAKTTTETISEFNVIEDSTNPTEVSQVNLENQAGRSSKRLRKKSNKAFELVDEPDDDITNDAVVLGNEDNNCGPEIEPVSEIESNKSKKLVTEKVKKVRKRKKADEDTGGLNEAPKKKFRHSTKRNRRPVNPEMLKIPEEEREMQMTNFVLMDIIRFREHTERIEKKAASTFTMDPRYSSSA; translated from the exons ATGGATCTTGATTTTGATGATTTGATTTCAAGTGACGCTGCAATTAATG CAAAAGCCAGTAAAAAGTTTCAACCCTTAGCTAAACCCAAACCCAAACCAAAACCCAAAACACTCCCCGAACCAAAATCCGTACCCACCCCATTAAAACAGCTTGTTGAGGCTACTGCAACTGCAAATAATGAGCCTATAGGCAGGATTGAAGAGGAACAGATTGAAAATGATGTCAATATTCATGATCATCGACAGTCTTCTGATAATAAATCACAGGAAGAG AATGCTGAATCGTTTCCTGCATCGGAATCGCTTAATGAATTACAACACGAATCTAGAATGGCAACAG AGAATGCATCATTACACTCAGAAACACCAAATGTTGATGTATCTATGGATGGGAATCTGGGAGAAACGGGACCCGTAGAACGTGATTTCATCAATGATATCGATTCTTGCACGAACTTAGAAAGTCGTGTACAGGTAGATCCGTTGACAGGGGAGGAAGCTACCATTTATAATGACAATTTAAAG GATCCAGAAAGCTCATCTATGTGGGAATCTCTTGACATTATGTCCGAGTCAAAAACTCGATCAG GAACAAAGCTTGGAAAATTTAAGCCAAAGCCGAATGCACAAACTCGTAAAGTGGATCAGATTGCTAAAACTACTACTGAGACAATATCTGAATTTAACGTGATCGAAGATTCAACAAATCCGACTGAAGTTTCTCAAGTTAATCTCGAGAATCAAGCCGGTAGATCCTCAAAGAGATTAAGAAAGAAATCCAATAAGGCATTTGAGCTTGTAGACGAGCCTGATGATGACATCACCAATGATGCCGTTGTACTTGGAAACGAAGACAATAATTGTGGACCGGAAATTGAACCAGTTAGTGAAATAGAGAGTAATAAGTCAAAGAAACTGGTTACTGAGAAGGTGAAAAAGGTTAGAAAGCGTAAAAAAGCCGATGAAGATACAGGTGGCTTGAATGAAGCACCCAAAAAGAAGTTTCGTCACTCGACTAAACGAAATAGGAGACcag tGAACCCGGAAATGCTAAAAATACCCGAGGAAGAACGTGAAATGCAAATGACCAATTTTGTCTTGATGGATATAATCAGGTTTAGAGAGCATACGGAGCGGATTGAG AAAAAGGCCGCATCAACATTTACGATGGATCCAAGGTACTCAAGTTCAGCATGA